One genomic region from Amphiprion ocellaris isolate individual 3 ecotype Okinawa chromosome 20, ASM2253959v1, whole genome shotgun sequence encodes:
- the LOC111585864 gene encoding zinc finger protein 883-like isoform X1, which translates to MDSSQEKRKNSNGVRRQNSEEDNGSPTTTNRDESLSCEQCGKTFITATKLRSHQRSHTVGKPFSCDQCGKTFTYKSNLTRHQLIHSGVKPFSCDQCGKSFTQVHHLKYHQLSHSGVKPFSCDQCGKTFTHKGGLTKHLLIHSGIRPFSCDQCGKTFTQVHHLKNHQLIHSGFKPFSCDQCGKSFTHKGGLTNHQLIHSGVEPFISGQCGKTFARMSHLKAHQPNLSRGQPFSCDQCVKTFTPNEQLLIHQCPHSGRKLYHCDSCEKTFKHQRSLKYHQRIHTGHDVYICDHCGKPFVHYTQLKAHEVIHTGVKPYHCDQCGKAFNYITNLKVHQRVHTGERPYRCDECNKTFTTSSSLKQHQKKIHTRKRTFNQRHSEQSSTDGQNSQTCQHSANGEQCCCDQSGPTSNQQGTLQ; encoded by the exons ATGGATTCTTCACAAGAA AAACGAAAAAACAGCAATGGAGTCAGACGTCAGAACTCTGAGGAGGACAACGGTtccccaacaacaacaaacagagaTGAGTCCCTCAGTTGTGAGCAATGTGGCAAGACTTTTATCACAGCAACGAAGCTGAGAAGTCACCAACGTAGTCACACTGTGGGGAAACCGTTCAGCTGTGACCAGtgtgggaagacttttactTACAAGAGTAATTTAACAAGACATCAGCTCATTCACAGTGGAGTCAaaccattcagctgtgatcagtgtgggaagagTTTTACTCAGGTGCATCATTTAAAATACCATCAACTCTCCCACAGTGGTGTTAAgccattcagctgtgatcagtgtgggaagacttttactcataAAGGTGGCTTAACAAAACATCTACTCATTCACAGTGGAATTAGACCATTCAGttgtgatcagtgtgggaagacaTTTACTCAGGTGCATCATTTAAAAAACCatcaactcattcacagtggatTTAAGCCATTCAGttgtgatcagtgtgggaagagTTTTACTCATAAAGGTGGCTTAACAAACCatcaactcattcacagtggagttGAACCATTCATCAGTGGtcagtgtgggaagactttTGCTCGGATGAGTCATTTAAAAGCCCATCAGCCCAACCTCAGCAGAGGTCaaccattcagctgtgatcagtgtgtGAAAACATTTACTCCAAATGAGCAGTTATTGATCCATCAATGTCCCCACTCTGGTAGAAAGCTGTACCACTGTGACTCCTGTGAAAAAACTTTCAAGCACCAACGGAGCCTAAAATATCACCAACGCATCCACACTGGACATGATGTGTACATATGTGATCACTGTGGCAAACCATTTGTCCACTATACACAGTTAAAAGCCCATGAAGTGATCCACACTGGGGTTAAACCGTACCACTGTGACCAGTGTGGGAAAGCTTTCAACTACATTACCAACCTAAAAGTTCACCAACGTGTCCACACTGGGGAGAGACCATACAGATGTGATGAGtgtaataaaacttttacaacTTCAAGTTCCCTGaaacaacatcaaaaaaagATCCACACCAGGAAGAGAACATTCAATCAACGTCACAGTGAG CAGAGCAGCACAGATGGACAAAACTCTCAGACTTGTCAGCACTCTGCCAATGGTGAACAGTGCTGTTGTGACCAGTCTGGACCAACATCCAACCAACAAGGAACCCTACAATGA
- the LOC111585864 gene encoding zinc finger protein 665-like isoform X2 — protein sequence MDSSQEKRKNSNGVRRQNSEEDNGSPTTTNRDESLSCEQCGKTFITATKLRSHQRSHTVGKPFSCDQCGKTFTYKSNLTRHQLIHSGVKPFSCDQCGKSFTQVHHLKYHQLSHSGVKPFSCDQCGKTFTHKGGLTKHLLIHSGIRPFSCDQCGKTFTQVHHLKNHQLIHSGFKPFSCDQCGKSFTHKGGLTNHQLIHSGVEPFISGQCGKTFARMSHLKAHQPNLSRGQPFSCDQCVKTFTPNEQLLIHQCPHSGRKLYHCDSCEKTFKHQRSLKYHQRIHTGHDVYICDHCGKPFVHYTQLKAHEVIHTGVKPYHCDQCGKAFNYITNLKVHQRVHTGERPYRCDECNKTFTTSSSLKQHQKKIHTRKRTFNQRHSESSTDGQNSQTCQHSANGEQCCCDQSGPTSNQQGTLQ from the exons ATGGATTCTTCACAAGAA AAACGAAAAAACAGCAATGGAGTCAGACGTCAGAACTCTGAGGAGGACAACGGTtccccaacaacaacaaacagagaTGAGTCCCTCAGTTGTGAGCAATGTGGCAAGACTTTTATCACAGCAACGAAGCTGAGAAGTCACCAACGTAGTCACACTGTGGGGAAACCGTTCAGCTGTGACCAGtgtgggaagacttttactTACAAGAGTAATTTAACAAGACATCAGCTCATTCACAGTGGAGTCAaaccattcagctgtgatcagtgtgggaagagTTTTACTCAGGTGCATCATTTAAAATACCATCAACTCTCCCACAGTGGTGTTAAgccattcagctgtgatcagtgtgggaagacttttactcataAAGGTGGCTTAACAAAACATCTACTCATTCACAGTGGAATTAGACCATTCAGttgtgatcagtgtgggaagacaTTTACTCAGGTGCATCATTTAAAAAACCatcaactcattcacagtggatTTAAGCCATTCAGttgtgatcagtgtgggaagagTTTTACTCATAAAGGTGGCTTAACAAACCatcaactcattcacagtggagttGAACCATTCATCAGTGGtcagtgtgggaagactttTGCTCGGATGAGTCATTTAAAAGCCCATCAGCCCAACCTCAGCAGAGGTCaaccattcagctgtgatcagtgtgtGAAAACATTTACTCCAAATGAGCAGTTATTGATCCATCAATGTCCCCACTCTGGTAGAAAGCTGTACCACTGTGACTCCTGTGAAAAAACTTTCAAGCACCAACGGAGCCTAAAATATCACCAACGCATCCACACTGGACATGATGTGTACATATGTGATCACTGTGGCAAACCATTTGTCCACTATACACAGTTAAAAGCCCATGAAGTGATCCACACTGGGGTTAAACCGTACCACTGTGACCAGTGTGGGAAAGCTTTCAACTACATTACCAACCTAAAAGTTCACCAACGTGTCCACACTGGGGAGAGACCATACAGATGTGATGAGtgtaataaaacttttacaacTTCAAGTTCCCTGaaacaacatcaaaaaaagATCCACACCAGGAAGAGAACATTCAATCAACGTCACAGTGAG AGCAGCACAGATGGACAAAACTCTCAGACTTGTCAGCACTCTGCCAATGGTGAACAGTGCTGTTGTGACCAGTCTGGACCAACATCCAACCAACAAGGAACCCTACAATGA